A genomic region of Metopolophium dirhodum isolate CAU chromosome 1, ASM1992520v1, whole genome shotgun sequence contains the following coding sequences:
- the LOC132934310 gene encoding dentin sialophosphoprotein-like, whose protein sequence is MNSDYKWREQTTSRLNGSKARDSSENGSTINNFIRRHQRNLSLPINNVFQPTTTKADSASITTMSNSEGNGISYSSPVHKNYQESNDCDDSSSNSDTGSTGTYIIERNDTSNDNKSEQSPDCDDSVDDFKKSNSMVKKLRSSWVNEWHSKLNQNKSSLSSPIPLLKSDIKPNSPILMKHTRKSNIPLPNASSIKDLSENSVKSISSDDDTRLLLKDAENCVSMLEAKVEKTVHTAIQYNRTFNLRRDRFAKPQQDTNKKNVDSKTGNDKSNLYKPSSQNLSSSLSRVDCGRYSLRTSKVPQPNSSPLLSARKNLSSKKKWNSSILCNKVQTPNKETELENWKRRKNYDPLKAAAQGKKKDHQKPSSFSKEKSVENSGNPVLRSASFHGRDGFSQEDDSDGWEQKSLHFYDHVDDWHKLPQPPATSRDHSPPPSKNENLSSSANSSLAMLPTLISAHNGSPTFLHKSLSAFNSSTSSSLDVSSMPDALFDDKDTLDMVQLSYKAKKRGIELMKRIRKELPEHDDIVLTRGIASIDIMDDSFHIPMKSWGMSVSATNINCVDNIFRILENVLFKDNDSRENNSDN, encoded by the exons atgaattcagATTATAAGTGGAGAGAGCAAACAACATCAAGACTGAATGGTTCAAAAGCAAGGGATTCTAGTGAAAATGGATCTACCATCAATAACTTTATTCGTAGACATCAACGCAATCTATCATTACCCATCAATAATGTTTTTCAGCCAACAACG acAAAAGCTGATTCTGCCTCTATAACTACAATGTCTAATTCTGAAG GCAACGGAATATCTTATTCTAGTCCAGTTCACAAAAATTACCAAGAATCCAATGACTGTGATGATTCCTCTTCAAATAGTGATACTGGTAGTACAGGTACTTACATTATTGAGAGAAATGATACATCTAATGATAACAAATCAGAACAATCACCAGATTGCGACGATAGTGTTGATGATTTTAAAAAGTCCAATTCAATGGTcaag AAACTACGTTCTAGTTGGGTCAATGAATGGCATTCAAAATTGAATCAAAATAAATCATCTCTTTCAAGCCCAATTCCTCTACTAAAATCAG acatCAAACCTAATTCACCAATTTTAATGAAACATACAAGGAAATCAAATATTCCGTTGCCAAATGCATCTAGTATAAAAGACTTAAGT GAAAATAGTGTTAAAAGTATAAGCAGTGATGACGATACCAGATTACTTTTAAAAGATGCTGAGAATTGTGTATCTATGCTAGAAGCTAAAGTTGAAAAAACTGTTCACACTGCAATTCAATATAATCGAACTTTTAA cttGCGCCGTGATAGATTTGCAAAGCCGCAAcaagacacaaataaaaaaaatgttgattccAAGACTGGTAACGATAAATCTAATTTATACAAGCCTTCAAGCCAAAATTTAAGTTCATCATTGTCGAGAGTTGATTGTGGGCGTTATAGTTTAAGAACATCTAAAGTGCCTCAACCAAATTCA tcacCGTTGTTGTCTGCTCGCAAAAatttatcatcaaaaaaaaaatggaactcAAGTATACTTTGCAACAAAGTTCAAACTCCAAATAAGGAAACTGAATTGGAAAATTGGAAACGACGTAAAAACTATGATCCATTAAAAGCAGCCGCACAAGGAAAGAAAAAAGATCATCAAAAACCATCATCATTTTCCAAGGA aaAGAGTGTTGAAAATTCTGGTAACCCAGTTTTAAGATCAGCATCTTTTCATGGTCGAGATGGTTTTTCTCAAGAGGATGATAGTGATGGGTGGGAACAAAAAAGTTTGCATTTTTATGATCATGTTGATGATTGGCATAAATTACCACAACCACCTgct ACATCTAGAGATCATTCACCTCCGCCATCCAAGAACGAAAATCTTTCTTCATCAGCAAATTCATCTCTAGCTATGTTGCCTACTCTG ATATCGGCACATAATGGCTCACCTACGTTTTTGCACAAATCATTGTCTGCATTTAATAGCTCTACAAGCTCTTCCCTTGATGTCAGTTCAATG cCAGATGCGTTGTTTGACGATAAAGATACATTGGATATGGTTCAGTTATCGTATAAAGCCAAAAAACGTGGTATTGAACTTATGAAGAGAATAAG aaaagaGTTACCTGAACATGATGATATAGTACTTACTAGGGGTATTGCAAGTATTGATATAATGGATGATTCATTCCATATTCCAATGAAATCATGGGGTATGTCAGTGTCGGCAACTAATATAAACTGCGTTGATAATATATTCAGAA taCTTGAAAACGTTTTATTCAAAGACAATGATAGCAGAGAAAATAATTCAGACAACTAA
- the LOC132948828 gene encoding pickpocket protein 11-like has product MVHTPEDFPDISSSYKVYSELNQSSRISVSVSLIRADESLNRLSENDRKCFLYEERTTRTKNFPTARSNAEDNCYSECRLRATYRMCNCTPYYFDREVLQRNVQVSEEELEDPKWNAQDFMNCSCPHPCSFVGYTTEIRNYAKDFLAHTQFPHSYTHIEIHYKERFAISYLRSMMYTTQDLLVTFGGMASLFLGCSLVSVVEIIYVIYKSLIMLKHKYTKVQTVSKQDQQLISYRRHHNMYHFCKPLYKPSSIKLPEICEKDKY; this is encoded by the exons ATGGTACACACGCCCGAGGATTTCCCAGACATTTCAAGCAGCTACAAAGTGTACAGCGAACTGAACCAATCTTCGCGGATATCAGTGAGCGTGAGCCTCATACGGGCGGACGAATCGCTAAACCGGCTCAGCGAAAATGACCGCAAGTGTTTCCTGTACGAGGAGAGGACGACGAGGACGAAGAACTTCCCGACGGCCAGAAGCAACGCAGAGGACAACTGTTACAGCGAATGTCGGCTGAGGGCCACTTATAGAATGTGCAATTGCACTCCGTACTACTTTGACAGGGaag TGCTTCAGCGAAACGTCCAGGTTTCAGAAGAAGAACTTGAAGATCCCAAATGGAATGCACAGGATTTCATGAACTGCAGTTGCCCGCACCCGTGTTCGTTCGTAGGATACACGACCGAGATCCGTAACTATGCAAA ggACTTCTTGGCTCACACTCAATTTCCACATTCTTATACACACATAGAGATACACTACAAAGAAAGATTTGCCATCAGTTACCTAAGGTCTATGATGTACACTACACAGGATTTATTAG TAACATTTGGTGGGATGGCAAGTTTGTTTCTTGGCTGCAGTTTGGTCAGCGTGGTGGAGATAATTTACGTTATCTACAAATCGTTAATTATGCTTAAACACAAATACACCAAAGTCCAAACAGTTTCAAAACAAGATCAGCAACTCATTTCATACCGCCGCcatcataatatgtatcattTTTGCAAACCTCTGTACAAGCCATCAAGCATCAAATTACCAGAAATCTGCGAGAAAGACAAATATTAA